The following DNA comes from Cyanobacterium sp. T60_A2020_053.
AGGGCGCTATTATCTAAAACAAGAATTTCAGTATCCGTCCACTTAAAAAGTTCTTGAAATTTAAGGAAAGTTTTTTAAATTTGTTTAGGGATAAATTTTTCTTGTGTCATGACAGATTAAAATTTTGTTTTTTAATGAATACAGCTTTTGTATTTTATTATTTAGGATAAGTTGACAAGAATTTTTCCTTGAGGATTATTTTTAATAGTTGTTTTAACTTTAATTTCTATATCTTGACCTAAAATATTCAGGAATTTGAGTAAACTTTCTAACGGAAAACTTAATAATCTCCCATGAAGTAAATCAGGTACTTGATCAACCTCTATTTCTAAAGTTTCAGCAACATCTAAATCAGTTAAATTTCTCTCAACAATAATATTATTAATTTTTCTTACTAACTCTGCTTTTACTAACATTTCCTCTGCATGGGGAAATCCTAAATCAGCAAATACGT
Coding sequences within:
- a CDS encoding XRE family transcriptional regulator; the protein is MTEEIEVHTSCGNVFADLGFPHAEEMLVKAELVRKINNIIVERNLTDLDVAETLEIEVDQVPDLLHGRLLSFPLESLLKFLNILGQDIEIKVKTTIKNNPQGKILVNLS